A part of Citrifermentans bremense genomic DNA contains:
- a CDS encoding rhomboid family intramembrane serine protease, with translation MKNEQEEGIDTLEEWVAVPPADVEPQAGARLAQRRARLWALVLQARFIENRVEPGVGGWQVMVPAARLEDACRELRLYVEENRNWPPFLPPVRPMARNTLPTLCVLLLLATFHNLTNLELNFLGRPVDWMEIGSAHGSAILRGEWWRVITALTLHADALHLMSNLAIGGVFIVYLCRDLGSGLAWTLLLASGACGNLANAYLQLPSHNSVGASTAVFGAVGILGAISMMRYRHHLRRRWPLPVAAALALLVLLGTEGERTDLGAHLLGFGFGTIFGMFAELLVGYLGQPGRLVNALLALTSASVLLTAWSLALTSSG, from the coding sequence ATGAAAAACGAGCAGGAGGAAGGCATAGATACGCTGGAGGAATGGGTAGCGGTGCCGCCGGCCGACGTGGAGCCACAGGCGGGAGCGCGCCTGGCGCAGCGGCGGGCGCGTCTTTGGGCCCTGGTGCTCCAGGCGCGTTTCATAGAGAACCGGGTGGAACCAGGAGTAGGAGGATGGCAGGTAATGGTTCCCGCCGCGCGCCTGGAGGACGCCTGCCGCGAGCTGCGCCTTTACGTGGAGGAGAATCGGAACTGGCCCCCGTTCCTGCCGCCGGTGCGCCCGATGGCGAGGAACACCCTCCCCACCCTGTGCGTGCTGCTGCTGCTCGCCACCTTCCACAACCTGACCAACCTGGAACTGAACTTCCTCGGTCGGCCGGTGGACTGGATGGAGATCGGGAGCGCGCACGGCAGCGCCATCCTTAGAGGCGAGTGGTGGCGCGTCATCACCGCGCTCACCCTGCACGCGGACGCGCTGCACCTGATGAGCAACCTGGCCATCGGCGGGGTCTTCATCGTCTACCTCTGCCGGGACCTGGGGTCCGGGCTCGCCTGGACGCTGCTTTTGGCCTCGGGGGCCTGCGGCAACCTGGCCAACGCCTACCTTCAGCTCCCGAGCCACAACTCGGTCGGGGCATCCACAGCGGTCTTCGGAGCGGTGGGGATACTGGGCGCTATCTCGATGATGCGCTACCGTCACCACCTGCGCAGGCGCTGGCCCCTCCCTGTCGCAGCGGCGCTCGCGCTGCTGGTACTGCTGGGGACCGAGGGAGAAAGGACCGACCTTGGCGCGCATCTCTTGGGCTTCGGCTTCGGCACGATCTTCGGGATGTTCGCGGAACTGCTGGTCGGCTATCTGGGGCAACCGGGGCGGCTGGTCAACGCGCTCCTCGCGCTGACCAGCGCTTCAGTGCTACTTACCGCCTGGTCGCTGGCGCTCACTTCTTCAGGTTAG